Proteins from one Faecalibacterium sp. I3-3-33 genomic window:
- a CDS encoding CHC2 zinc finger domain-containing protein, translated as MNVFEAVKQSVTTRQAAEHYGIHVGRNGMACCPFHNDKTPSMKLDRRYHCFGCGADGDVIDFAAALYGLGKKEAAVQLAQDFGLSYEDWKPPGKVKKPKPRQKSPEEQFQEAKNRCFRILTDYLHLLMAWRTDYAPHSPEEAFHPRFVEALQKQDQVEYLLDVLLFGETEEKAALITDYGKDVIQLEQRMAELAAADAAGTKKHHERHAAAPEH; from the coding sequence TTGAATGTATTTGAAGCTGTGAAGCAGTCCGTCACAACAAGACAGGCTGCGGAGCATTATGGAATCCATGTAGGTCGGAACGGGATGGCTTGTTGCCCGTTCCATAACGATAAAACCCCAAGCATGAAGCTGGATCGGCGTTACCACTGCTTCGGCTGCGGTGCGGATGGGGATGTGATTGATTTTGCCGCCGCCCTGTATGGGCTGGGAAAGAAAGAAGCTGCCGTACAGCTGGCACAGGACTTCGGGCTTTCCTATGAGGACTGGAAACCGCCGGGGAAGGTAAAAAAGCCCAAGCCCCGGCAGAAATCCCCGGAGGAACAGTTTCAGGAAGCAAAAAACCGTTGCTTCCGTATTCTTACCGATTATCTTCACTTGCTTATGGCATGGAGAACGGACTACGCCCCGCACTCCCCGGAGGAAGCCTTTCATCCCCGGTTTGTGGAAGCCTTACAGAAGCAAGACCAAGTGGAATATCTGCTGGATGTGCTGCTGTTCGGGGAGACAGAGGAAAAAGCGGCTTTGATTACGGACTACGGAAAGGATGTGATACAGCTTGAACAGCGAATGGCAGAGCTTGCAGCCGCAGACGCAGCAGGAACTAAAAAACACCATGAACGCCATGCAGCCGCCCCAGAGCATTGA
- a CDS encoding VirB6/TrbL-like conjugal transfer protein, CD1112 family: MDFIIDAIVEWLKGLLVDGIMGNLDGLFDNINQSVGEIATQVGTTPADWNAGVFSMIRQISETAILPIAGVILTFVMTYELIQMLIERNNLHEVDTWMFFKWVFKTFVAVMILTNTFNIVLAVFDVSQHVIQQSAGIIQNGTEITPDVLDSLRTELEAMELGPLFGLWLQSFLIQLTMIALNIVIFVIVYGRMIEIYLLTSLAPIPFATVPNRETGHMGQNYFRSLFAVGFQGLLILVCVAIYAVLIQSIATDGDPIGAIWGCVGYTVLLCFTLFKTGSLAKSIFGCH; encoded by the coding sequence ATGGACTTTATCATCGACGCAATCGTTGAATGGCTGAAAGGTCTGCTCGTCGATGGTATCATGGGGAATCTGGACGGTCTTTTCGATAACATCAATCAGAGCGTTGGCGAAATCGCCACACAGGTAGGCACGACCCCGGCGGACTGGAACGCCGGGGTCTTTTCCATGATACGACAGATCTCTGAAACTGCCATTCTGCCAATCGCCGGGGTCATCCTCACTTTTGTTATGACCTATGAACTGATACAGATGCTCATAGAACGCAACAACCTCCATGAAGTTGACACATGGATGTTTTTTAAGTGGGTGTTCAAAACCTTTGTGGCTGTGATGATCCTGACGAATACCTTCAATATCGTGCTGGCGGTCTTTGATGTGAGCCAGCATGTGATCCAGCAGTCAGCGGGCATTATCCAGAACGGGACAGAAATCACGCCGGATGTGCTGGACAGTCTGCGGACAGAGCTTGAGGCGATGGAGTTAGGCCCTCTGTTCGGACTCTGGCTCCAGTCCTTCCTGATCCAGCTTACCATGATTGCCTTAAACATCGTGATTTTCGTCATCGTATATGGCCGTATGATTGAAATTTATTTACTCACAAGTTTAGCGCCTATCCCGTTTGCCACAGTCCCCAACAGGGAAACCGGACACATGGGGCAGAACTATTTCCGCTCCCTCTTTGCGGTGGGCTTTCAAGGTCTATTGATCTTAGTCTGTGTCGCCATCTATGCGGTGCTGATCCAGAGTATCGCCACCGACGGCGACCCCATCGGGGCGATCTGGGGATGCGTGGGATATACGGTGTTGCTGTGTTTTACCTTATTCAAAACAGGCAGTCTTGCAAAATCCATCTTCGGCTGCCATTAA
- a CDS encoding PrgI family protein, with protein MAYVPVPKDLSKIKTKLAFNLTKRQLVCFSSAAAVGLPAYLFSRGSIGNSAAMFLMIGLMLPFFFLAMYERDGLPLEKVLKNIIRTRFLYPRVRPYKTENFYALLSARKEAQPIAKQQKGRKARRQKA; from the coding sequence ATGGCCTATGTGCCAGTACCAAAAGACCTTTCCAAAATCAAGACAAAGCTGGCCTTCAACCTAACGAAGCGCCAGCTTGTTTGTTTTTCCAGCGCAGCGGCGGTGGGCCTCCCGGCTTACCTGTTTTCCCGTGGCAGTATCGGGAACAGTGCCGCCATGTTCCTGATGATCGGCCTCATGCTCCCGTTCTTCTTTCTGGCTATGTATGAACGAGACGGTCTGCCGCTGGAAAAAGTGCTGAAAAACATCATCCGCACCCGGTTCCTCTATCCCCGTGTGCGGCCTTACAAAACCGAAAACTTCTATGCGCTGCTTAGCGCCAGAAAGGAGGCGCAGCCGATTGCGAAACAGCAGAAGGGCCGGAAAGCCCGCAGGCAGAAAGCCTGA
- a CDS encoding recombinase family protein, protein MAMMNEMEYRTIGSALAGGYRAAVYCRLSKDDDLQGESASIANQRDMLEKYCEKQGWEVVAVYQDDGFTGLNMERPDLQRMLRAIERRQINLVITKDLSRLGRNYLQTGHLIEDFFPRNGVRYIAMNDGIDTLRDNNDIAPFKNILNEMYSKDISKKVHSSYLLKAQKGQFTGCLAPFGYRKDPEDKNHLLIDEETAPIVRLIFGYALNGHGPNYIRRRLEEEKIPCPTWWNRERGLRNTRTKWEKKDPENGRYMWDFSVIKDLLMNPVYTGAIASQKKDYRFKIGTIGEKKPEDWIVVEGQHEPLIDRMSFDIVQNKLKSRQRPGQTNEISLFAGLLKCGECGKSLTVRYTNAKHPQQIYSCKTYNAFGKNHCTQHRIDYDTLYSHVLRKIRECARAALMDGEAVADRLTNTCEAEQREQREAMERSLTRDEERIEVLDKMVMRLYEDMIAGRISEQNFNTMLEKTQTEQTELKTKVSEGRKRLSDEVQLANDAKQWVEAIQEYANITELDAATLNRLIKEIVVHERIDEDKTRHISIEIHFNLKPIPEVEQVTA, encoded by the coding sequence ATGGCTATGATGAACGAAATGGAATACAGAACAATCGGTTCAGCACTTGCCGGAGGGTATCGTGCAGCGGTCTATTGCAGACTGTCAAAGGACGATGACCTGCAAGGCGAAAGTGCCAGTATCGCAAATCAGCGTGATATGCTGGAAAAATACTGCGAAAAGCAGGGATGGGAGGTTGTGGCAGTCTATCAGGACGATGGCTTCACAGGTCTTAATATGGAGCGTCCTGATTTACAGAGAATGTTGAGAGCCATTGAGCGCAGGCAAATCAACCTTGTCATCACGAAAGACCTCAGCCGACTGGGGCGGAACTATCTGCAAACCGGGCATTTGATTGAGGACTTTTTCCCAAGAAACGGTGTCCGCTATATCGCCATGAATGACGGTATCGACACCCTGCGGGATAACAACGACATCGCCCCGTTCAAGAATATCCTGAACGAGATGTACAGCAAGGATATTTCCAAGAAAGTCCATTCCTCTTATCTTCTGAAAGCGCAGAAAGGACAGTTTACCGGGTGTCTTGCCCCGTTTGGGTATCGGAAAGACCCGGAGGACAAAAACCATCTGCTCATTGACGAGGAAACCGCCCCGATTGTGCGGCTGATTTTCGGATATGCCCTGAACGGTCATGGTCCGAACTATATCCGCAGACGGCTGGAGGAAGAAAAAATCCCCTGCCCCACATGGTGGAACCGGGAACGGGGGCTTCGCAATACCCGCACCAAATGGGAAAAGAAAGACCCGGAAAACGGGCGGTATATGTGGGACTTCTCCGTTATCAAAGACCTTTTGATGAATCCCGTCTACACCGGGGCGATTGCTTCCCAGAAAAAGGACTACCGTTTCAAAATCGGCACGATTGGGGAAAAGAAGCCGGAGGACTGGATTGTGGTGGAGGGGCAGCATGAACCGCTGATTGACCGCATGAGCTTTGATATTGTGCAGAACAAGCTGAAATCCCGCCAGCGTCCGGGGCAGACTAATGAAATCAGCCTGTTTGCCGGACTGTTAAAATGCGGCGAGTGTGGGAAGTCGCTGACGGTACGCTACACAAACGCAAAACATCCCCAGCAGATTTATTCCTGCAAGACCTACAATGCCTTTGGAAAGAACCACTGCACCCAGCACCGGATTGACTATGACACCCTTTACAGCCATGTGCTGCGGAAAATCCGGGAATGTGCCAGAGCTGCCCTGATGGACGGGGAAGCGGTTGCTGACCGCCTGACCAATACCTGTGAAGCCGAGCAGCGGGAACAGCGGGAAGCAATGGAACGCTCCCTTACAAGGGACGAGGAACGGATTGAGGTTCTGGACAAAATGGTCATGCGGCTTTATGAGGATATGATTGCAGGGCGTATCAGTGAGCAGAATTTCAACACCATGCTGGAAAAGACACAGACCGAGCAGACGGAGCTTAAAACAAAAGTGTCAGAGGGCAGAAAGCGGCTGTCTGATGAAGTCCAGCTTGCCAATGACGCAAAACAATGGGTGGAAGCCATTCAGGAATATGCCAACATCACAGAGCTGGACGCAGCCACCCTTAACCGCTTAATCAAAGAAATCGTCGTGCATGAGCGCATTGACGAAGATAAAACAAGACACATTTCTATCGAAATTCATTTTAATCTCAAACCCATCCCAGAGGTGGAACAGGTCACTGCCTGA
- the mobQ gene encoding MobQ family relaxase, which yields MPCPHNEITIVQRSQRQSAVAAAAYQSGEKLFCEYDQQVKHYPEKRGIVHNEILLPANAPPEYADRNTLWNAAEAVEKQWNSQLARRWVLTIPREIPPDQYAVLVREFCEQQFVSKGMIADFAIHDPHPPGHNPHAHVLLTMRAMDEHGKWLPKSRKVYDLDENGERIKLPSGRWKSHKEDTVDWNDQKYCEIWRHEWEVIQNRYLEANDRPERVDLRSYARQGLDIVPTVHEGAAVRQMEKRGIQTNIGNLNREIRAANNLMKSIRQLIQNLKGWITELGEKRKELLAQKAAEEATLLPNLLMKYMAIRKEERKDWTRAGQNRGTSQDLKAVSEALSYLRQKGLSTVEDLEAFLESSGKSAADYRNQMKPKEARSKVIDGILASRTDCKECKPVYEKYQKIFFKKTKEAFKQEHLEVARYEKAAAYLAKHPDDKDKTKKELQQEQETLLSEIADLKVPLTEVQEDLKKLRDIRYWVRKATPGTEESKEPPKKQPIKEVLQDKADEKKAQRTAPVQTKHKQQDMEL from the coding sequence ATGCCCTGTCCACACAACGAAATCACGATTGTGCAGCGCAGCCAGCGACAGTCTGCGGTTGCCGCCGCTGCTTACCAGAGTGGCGAAAAGCTGTTCTGTGAATACGACCAGCAAGTGAAGCACTACCCGGAAAAGCGTGGTATCGTCCACAATGAAATCCTGCTCCCGGCAAATGCCCCGCCGGAGTATGCAGACCGCAATACCCTATGGAACGCCGCCGAAGCTGTGGAAAAACAATGGAACTCCCAGCTTGCAAGGAGGTGGGTGCTTACCATTCCCAGAGAGATACCGCCTGACCAGTACGCTGTCCTTGTACGGGAGTTTTGTGAGCAGCAGTTTGTTTCCAAAGGCATGATTGCTGATTTTGCAATCCATGACCCCCATCCGCCGGGACACAATCCCCACGCCCATGTCCTGCTCACTATGAGGGCAATGGACGAACATGGGAAATGGCTTCCCAAGAGCCGCAAGGTTTATGACCTTGACGAGAATGGGGAACGGATCAAACTTCCGTCCGGCAGATGGAAAAGCCACAAGGAGGATACGGTTGACTGGAACGACCAGAAGTATTGTGAAATCTGGCGGCATGAATGGGAGGTCATCCAGAACCGCTATCTGGAAGCCAATGACCGCCCGGAGCGTGTGGACTTGCGTTCCTATGCCAGACAGGGGCTTGATATAGTCCCTACTGTCCATGAGGGAGCTGCTGTCCGGCAGATGGAAAAGCGGGGTATCCAGACGAATATCGGAAACCTGAACCGGGAAATCAGAGCTGCCAACAATCTGATGAAGTCCATCCGGCAGCTTATCCAAAACCTCAAAGGCTGGATTACCGAGCTGGGCGAAAAACGGAAAGAGCTGCTTGCACAAAAGGCGGCGGAGGAAGCGACACTTCTTCCCAATCTGCTGATGAAGTATATGGCGATACGAAAGGAAGAACGGAAGGACTGGACAAGGGCTGGACAGAACCGGGGGACTTCACAGGACTTAAAGGCAGTCAGCGAAGCCCTGTCCTATCTCCGGCAAAAGGGGCTTTCCACTGTGGAGGACTTAGAAGCATTTCTGGAATCCTCCGGGAAATCAGCCGCAGATTACCGCAATCAGATGAAGCCAAAGGAAGCCCGAAGCAAAGTGATTGACGGGATTCTTGCCAGCCGGACAGACTGCAAGGAATGTAAGCCTGTCTATGAGAAGTACCAGAAGATATTTTTCAAGAAAACAAAGGAAGCGTTCAAGCAGGAACACCTGGAGGTTGCCCGGTATGAGAAAGCCGCCGCCTACCTTGCCAAGCACCCGGACGATAAGGATAAAACGAAAAAGGAGCTGCAACAGGAGCAGGAAACGCTTCTCAGCGAAATCGCAGACCTGAAAGTACCGCTGACCGAGGTACAGGAGGACTTGAAGAAACTGCGGGACATCCGCTACTGGGTACGGAAAGCCACACCCGGCACAGAGGAAAGCAAAGAGCCGCCCAAGAAGCAGCCTATCAAGGAAGTCTTGCAGGATAAGGCGGACGAGAAAAAAGCACAAAGAACTGCCCCGGTGCAGACAAAACACAAACAACAGGATATGGAACTTTAA
- a CDS encoding SpoVG family protein yields the protein MQEKTAGGTPAAPIKLDVSVRVIEPVKNLMGFASVKFNDCFVVENLKIVQGSKGLFLGMPSQPDGKGGYRDMAYPVTKEFREQLNTAVLQAYEAKLEQMAERGSVGRASISDQLKAGKAAAEQAKAERPPKEKPSRSAER from the coding sequence ATGCAGGAAAAAACTGCGGGCGGAACACCAGCCGCCCCTATAAAGCTGGATGTAAGCGTGCGGGTCATCGAACCTGTGAAAAATCTGATGGGCTTTGCCAGCGTGAAATTCAATGACTGCTTTGTGGTGGAAAATCTGAAAATCGTACAGGGCAGCAAGGGCCTCTTTCTTGGGATGCCCAGCCAGCCGGACGGAAAAGGCGGCTACCGGGATATGGCCTACCCTGTCACAAAGGAGTTCCGGGAACAGCTCAATACCGCTGTTCTGCAAGCCTATGAGGCAAAGCTGGAACAGATGGCGGAGCGCGGCTCTGTGGGGCGTGCGTCTATCAGCGACCAGCTCAAAGCCGGGAAAGCGGCTGCCGAACAGGCAAAGGCAGAACGGCCTCCGAAGGAAAAACCCAGCCGCAGCGCAGAGCGTTGA
- a CDS encoding DUF7007 domain-containing protein: MPRKRTGYDAACYYDGKLLGRCTKADSDAYTLLMNACGGDAARVLREYAYFSPELKAILEKAALMQADRSRTGGMFHAPKNSPWGEVQSCETLYPGVFLVSTASHGGTMVANEVAAVLSPAAKKCGFKDKGYICYEEDAQESVVLRELLDKKLWNIPDRIKDKEQFEEKLNQSIRQYHPEYWRARQSGREAAEAARSTTPAKEAAR; encoded by the coding sequence ATGCCACGCAAACGGACGGGCTATGACGCGGCCTGCTACTATGACGGAAAACTGCTGGGCCGCTGTACCAAAGCGGACAGCGACGCCTATACCCTGTTGATGAACGCCTGCGGCGGGGACGCCGCCCGTGTCCTTCGGGAATATGCCTATTTTTCCCCGGAACTGAAAGCCATCTTAGAAAAGGCAGCACTCATGCAGGCGGACCGGAGCCGGACGGGCGGAATGTTCCATGCGCCGAAAAACTCCCCGTGGGGCGAGGTGCAGAGCTGTGAAACCCTCTATCCGGGGGTGTTTCTGGTATCTACCGCCAGCCACGGCGGAACGATGGTGGCAAACGAGGTAGCCGCCGTCCTCTCCCCGGCGGCGAAAAAGTGCGGCTTCAAGGATAAGGGCTATATTTGCTATGAGGAGGACGCACAGGAAAGTGTGGTGCTCCGGGAGCTGCTGGACAAAAAACTGTGGAACATCCCTGACCGCATTAAGGACAAAGAACAGTTTGAAGAAAAACTCAATCAGTCCATCCGGCAGTATCACCCCGAATACTGGCGGGCAAGGCAGAGCGGACGAGAGGCCGCCGAAGCCGCCCGCAGTACAACCCCGGCCAAAGAGGCCGCAAGATAA
- a CDS encoding DUF3784 domain-containing protein: MNIGFWLCGVLVIPFVIIGVLFAIFKERAAKFVSGFNSLPKEEQALYDKAHISRDIKNQCFTWAGIMLVGAVLSYFLTPYMAIPAFIIWLVLFFKEVHFDTHKAFEKYLLK; encoded by the coding sequence ATGAATATAGGGTTTTGGCTATGTGGAGTTTTGGTTATTCCATTTGTGATTATAGGAGTGTTATTTGCAATATTTAAAGAAAGAGCGGCTAAATTTGTTTCGGGATTTAATTCGTTACCGAAAGAAGAACAGGCATTGTATGATAAAGCTCATATTTCTCGTGATATAAAAAATCAGTGTTTTACATGGGCTGGCATAATGTTAGTAGGAGCAGTGTTGTCTTATTTTTTAACACCATATATGGCTATTCCGGCTTTTATTATTTGGCTCGTTTTATTTTTCAAAGAGGTTCACTTTGACACGCACAAAGCATTTGAAAAATATTTATTAAAATAA
- a CDS encoding virulence-associated E family protein: MNAMQPPQSIEEIKAGLETTEKGGVRQSIRNCLTVFQRDPLLSGAIAYNILTDRKDIIKPIGFHRESTALNDTDMKYLLLYLEETYGLTNEKKIDNAIGIVANENKYHPIRDYLSALVWDGTERIRFCLRHFLGADADDYTYEALKLFLLGAISRAFQPGCKFEIMLCLVGGQGAGKSTFFRLLAVRDEWFSDDLRKLDDDNVYRKLQGHWIIEMSEMMATANAKSIEEIKSFLSRQKEVYKIPYETHPADRPRQCVFGGTSNALDFLPLDRSGNRRFIPVMVYPEQAEVHILEDEAASRAYIEQMWAEAMEIYRSGRFKLAFSPAMQRYLKEHQRDFMPEDTKAGMIQAYLDKYTGSMVCSKQLYKEALNHAFDEPKQWEIREINEIMNQCISGWRYFPNPRMFPEYGRQKGWERENPATEPGNPSEKMMDGFVEVTEQMELPF; this comes from the coding sequence ATGAACGCCATGCAGCCGCCCCAGAGCATTGAGGAAATCAAGGCGGGGCTGGAAACCACCGAGAAAGGCGGTGTCCGTCAGAGCATCCGGAACTGCCTGACCGTATTCCAGCGTGACCCTCTGCTTTCCGGGGCTATCGCATACAACATTCTAACTGACCGCAAGGACATCATAAAGCCCATCGGCTTCCACAGAGAAAGCACCGCCCTGAACGATACGGACATGAAGTATCTGCTTCTCTATCTGGAAGAAACCTACGGGCTTACCAATGAGAAAAAGATTGATAACGCCATCGGGATTGTGGCGAATGAAAACAAGTACCATCCCATCCGGGACTACCTAAGTGCCCTTGTGTGGGACGGGACAGAACGAATCCGTTTCTGTCTGCGGCACTTTCTGGGGGCTGACGCAGACGATTACACCTATGAAGCGTTGAAGCTGTTCCTGCTGGGTGCAATCTCACGAGCCTTTCAGCCGGGGTGTAAGTTTGAAATCATGCTCTGTCTGGTAGGCGGTCAGGGGGCTGGCAAGTCCACCTTCTTCCGTCTGCTGGCAGTCCGGGACGAGTGGTTCTCCGATGATTTGCGGAAGCTGGACGATGACAATGTGTATCGCAAGCTGCAAGGTCACTGGATTATCGAAATGTCGGAAATGATGGCAACCGCAAACGCCAAGAGCATTGAGGAAATCAAGTCATTTTTAAGCCGGCAGAAAGAGGTTTACAAGATACCCTATGAAACCCACCCGGCAGACCGCCCCCGTCAGTGCGTGTTTGGCGGCACTTCCAATGCCCTTGACTTCCTGCCCCTTGACCGTTCCGGCAACCGCCGCTTTATCCCCGTCATGGTGTACCCGGAGCAAGCCGAGGTTCACATTTTGGAGGACGAAGCTGCTTCCAGAGCCTATATTGAGCAGATGTGGGCGGAAGCGATGGAGATTTACCGAAGCGGCAGGTTCAAGCTGGCTTTCAGCCCCGCCATGCAGCGGTATCTCAAAGAACACCAGCGGGATTTTATGCCGGAGGACACCAAAGCCGGAATGATACAGGCGTATCTTGATAAGTACACCGGGAGCATGGTCTGTTCCAAGCAGCTCTACAAGGAAGCCTTAAACCATGCCTTTGACGAACCGAAGCAATGGGAAATCCGGGAAATCAACGAGATTATGAACCAGTGCATTTCCGGGTGGAGGTACTTTCCAAACCCAAGAATGTTTCCCGAATATGGCAGACAAAAGGGCTGGGAGCGTGAAAACCCGGCAACGGAGCCCGGCAACCCGTCTGAAAAAATGATGGACGGTTTTGTGGAGGTCACAGAACAGATGGAGCTTCCATTCTGA